DNA sequence from the Moorena sp. SIOASIH genome:
GTAATCAGAAGTATCACACCAGGTAAGCCTAGTGCAGCCACCTTTCTAACCACTTCATCCATATCACTATTCCTCAATATGTTTAACTTAGAGAATTGCTCTAATTTTCACTAGTATTCCCTCCAAACTGAGTAGCGACATCAGTGGAAATAACAGTGGAAACCCATCTTATTTTGAAATACTAAGAGACTGTTTGTTAAACTTTGCTTAAATCAGCCACGTAGGGTGGGTTAGGCGGCGAGGACTTTAAAAGCTCATCTGTTAACAGAGCTGTCCCCGGTAACCCACCAATATTCAGCGACTAATCGCTGTCTTAAGATTTACTTTATAAACAGTCTATAATTCGTAAGCATTCAGCTATCAGCTATCAGCTAATGCGCTACGCGCACGCTTGGCCTGTGGCCACGCTGCGCGAACGCGAACAGCTATCAGACCAATTAAAGTAGGGTGGGCAAAGCAATATAATCTAGAATACTCAAAACAAGCAAACTGTTTTTGCCCACCCTACAAGCTGCTATCAGCTATCAGCTATCAGCCATTCGCGTAGCGTGGCCATAGGCCAAGGCTGACCGCTGACCGCTGACGGCTGAATGCTTACTATAATTCTTCTTTGAGTTTGCGTTTCAAATCAGCAGAAATAATTAAGCCTTCAATCTCTTTACAGAGGGATCTTTTAGATTCTCCTTCTTGTTGGCGCTGTTTATATATTCCAACCAGTAATGCTTCAAGTCCGAATTTCGATAACCCATCAGCAGCTATTCCCACAACCCCAAGGAAAGCAATGCCTCCGATCATTCCGAATGGACCTAACATTGCCAAAGCCGCTGTGATCGCTGCTGCTCCAGTGAATCCCGTTGTTGCCATAGCAATCAGAAGTATCACACCAGGTAAGCCTAGTGCAGCCACCTTTCTAACCACTTCATCCATATCACTATTCCTCAATATGTTTAGTTTAGAGAATTGCTATTATTTTCACTAGTATTCCTTTCAAACTGAGTAGCGACATCAGTGGAAATAGGGAATTATTGAATCAACAACGAACCAAGCTAATAGTAGGTTTACACTAACCACTTTACGTTGTATTCTTATGGTTAGCGTGAATCTTGCCTCGCGTCCTACTATAAACTACAGTCAAGGAATAAAGATTCCGGAAAATATTTTCCCGCGAATAAATTCCCTTCCCTTCTTAATCCCTATGGCTCTTAGGCCAGGGGCAAGGAAGCTGCGTCTTTCGGTAACTGTTCAAAGTCAAGGCATTACTGCTGACAGCCTATGGGAATCCTGCTTGATGAGTGCGCCCCACGACCAAGTTAAAATAGAGGCGTAAAGCTGAAACAATATCATTCCAATGACACTCCGACAACCTCGATACAGCAAAGAAGAATTTGCTCGACGTGGTGATGAAATCTACGAAACTCAGGTGCGTCCGTCGAAACAGGCAATCACGGCAAGATTGTCGCCATTGATATTGAAACAGGCGATTTTGAGGTTGACCCAAGGGAAATAGCTGCTTGCGATCGCCTCGAAGCCCGTCACCCAGATGCTCAAATCTGGATAGTCCGGATTGGTTCGCGCTATGTTCGTCGGTTCGGTGGACGTGGAAAAAGAACGGGATGATTAGAGGAAATGTTAATGCAGACAAGGAGGCAAGGTAGAACTCCACAAAGTCAATGCAGTCTAACTAATCACTACATCTTTACCACTATCGCCGTATGAAAGGCTAAGTCAGCACCGGGAGCCACATCATGAATTAGTTGCAGCATGCCACGACCTTCATCAGTGTTGGAGGGGGAGAGGTCGTCTAGCAGCACATTGACGGTCGCCGTATTACCAAAGGGATTACCAATACCAGGAAGGTCACCACTAGCGACATCATCAGATTCTCCCCCTAGAACATTATAGCTGTCAGACAATACTCCGACAGTAACCCCACTGCCATCCACACCAAATCGGGTACGAGCAGCTTCAGCATTCATGGCCACATCCCCTTGAGTGGCAGGGCTGTTTCATTCTCGACTCTAAAATTCATGGATGAGGAGTTCAAAGCCCCTTAAGGTCACGCAAATCGCCGTTTTTTTTCTACTATTGGGTTTAATTTTAGAAAAACAGGCGCGAAACTTCTGGCACTCGGGAGGTTAAGCGAACCAAAAAATTGAGAATGAAACAGCCTTGCCCTTGAGTGGTGGTTAGCCCAATATTGGTGATGGGACGATAAGCTGGTTTGGCAAAGTTTAAGCTGTCTAAACTCCCCATCTCCTCAATGGCTTGAATCGGTAGCACACCGGAAACTACCGAACCATACATGGAGCCTTGCTGTAACCCTAACTCTTCTAGATCCTTTAATAGGGTAGTTGTATCTCCAACTGCCACTGCATCAATCACCACAAAACTGTTGCTTACTTGCAACAATTGGTTGTTGGATTGGAAGGGCAAGAAGGTAAATGTTTCCAAGTAATCTTTGTATTCTTCAGAAAGTAAGGTCAAATCCGCGCCTACTTTCTTGAACATTGGATTGTTTGTATTGGTTAAACTATTGAGTGCTTCTTCACCCAAATTGTGTTCAGTCATCATGTTTTCAGCCATCATAAATAAGTATCCTGCTTTGATTTGTCCGTAATTTTGGCTCTTCCGTTTCTTGGTGCGCGTTCCCTAGCGCTTTTTCAAAGCGCGAGATCGCACCGCTCCCAGAAAAGCGCGGGGTCGCACCGCTATTGATCGTTAGTTTAGGATTTTGAGGTATAAAATTCAGGTATAACTATTTGTGGAGTCGTTTTAAGTAACCGTTTGCCATAGTAAGTCCGGAAGAGCCCTGATTTTTGGTTCCTACTTTAGTTAAGTCTGAACCTTCACAAAACTCAACCTTGTAATTACAAGGTATTCTCACTACAAACTAGTTATTTTTGTCTCCATTTTCTTCTCGATGCAGTGATTCATAGTGAAAACCAGCATGAACTACTGCATTAAGACAATTAGAAAGATGAGCAGTTATTCCCGTTTAATTTAGTCTTTTTGAATTTAGATGCATTTACCCTATGAATAATTAGTTGACAACGATAATTTGCACACTCTACCCCCTAGAATTATGGAAATTCTTTCTTAGAGATTAACTCTATAGGATCCTATTTGAATTTACCCATACCTATAAGAGAGTTTTGGAATAACCCAAGACCCTAGGGAGTGTTAAGCACCGTGTTTAACCTCGCCACATTAAGCTTTGGAGGTAAGCACACCCTGAATAGCGCTAAGACAGCTATCTTAACGATGGGGGCGTAATTTAACTTGCCACCCATTTATCTTGTTTGCTTCTTCGTATATTAGAGTAATTCATTTACTCGAAAAAATCAAGTCATATAGCGTTTTTATCTGGCTTTTAAATACATTTGCCGTAAAAAAATGCTTGCCTAAAAGAGGCAAAAGGCAATAGGACAAAGAGATTTTTAGTTTTTATTTAAAAAAAAGATATCCTATGTTTACATAAAAACTAAAAATCACGAAACATTAATTATCAATTATTAAGTAATTATCAAGGATTAATTATTAAGCATAAAGGAAGGATGAATTGTGAAATTATGGGTTTTCCGGTGAGGCTAAGCTGGTAAGAGTTAAGTTATACTTAAACAAGTATGTCCTAATAAATAAGCCATGTAAGGCTTATGGGAAGTGAATTATAATTGGTGTTATAGTTTAATCACATTTTATTTGGGATAAATTATACTCAAAAAAAAGTAATATGTAATTCCACGGGTTTTTGCCGTTGCATCTGTCTTTCGGAAACGTTACGGGTTATGGATAACCTGCAACCTGCATTCCCTTCATAGCTAACTCTCTCCCGTTCTTTTTTTTGTTTACAGGAAAACAAAATTATCGCTGTCAAGAGCACTCCCCTGAACTCCCCTCAGGACAGCCAACTCTTGACCTAAAGTACTGATTGAAACATCATCCTGATTTTGAGCGATCGCAATATCTTCAAACGTGACCCCTAGACCGCTAATCACCAGTACATCAACATCCAACTCAAAGTCAGTAATGGTGTTAGCAGTGCTAGGAAAAGCCGCAGCCGCAATCCAAAACTGATCCGCGTCATCACCGCCAGTTAGCAAGTTATCACCATTGCCAGCAAACAAGATATCGTTACCCTCTTGACCAAACAATAGGTCGTTGGTGCCAGCAATCAAAATATCACCGTTGTCACCACCATCAAGTCGATTATTTCCCCTACCCACTGAAGCATTTAGAATATCGAAGCCAGCTTCACCAAAGAGTCGATCGTCAGTACTAGCAAACAGTTCATCGTCCCCTTCGCCACCATACAGTTGATTGCCACCAGAGGTTGCAGAGGTATCGACTAAATCATTACCAGCACCAGCCAAGACAATCACTGGACTCTCAAAAATAGTCAGCTGATCATCCTCAGGAGTGCCAAAGATCGGATTTGCTATAGCTGGAGAAACTCGTTGATTACCAAAGTCAATACTATTGAAAATCTCACCAGGGTCAAGTTCAATGGTGTAAGTGCCAGACCCACCAGGAAAGGTTTGCTTCCAGCCTGGTAATACCACTTCAGCAACAGTGTAGGTATCTGGTTTGAGGTCAGTGAAGCTATAGTTCCCTTCAGCATCGGTTTTTGTGAAAGCTTCACCAGTATCAAGTTTACCATTCTGGTTCTGGTCGAGGTAAATCGTCCAGTTTTCCAAACCAGGTTCATCAGGCTCCCGCACACCATTGCCATTTAAGTCGTTCCACTTGATGCCAGAAATCGAGCCGTTTGTTGCTGTATCCACTAACTCCTGAATCGCCAAGTCTGCCTGAATTAATCCGAAGCCAGTACCATTATCGAATCCTTGATCAAACCCAGGAGTAAATGGGTCATCCATATCGAGAGCTGTACGCTCTAGAGTGTCGTAAATCACCTCAGGACTTGTTCCTGGAACAGCGTCAAGCATCAAAGCCGCCACTGCTGCCCCATGGGGAGCTGCAGCGGAAGTACCAAAGAAGTTCGGAAAGCCGTCTCCTTCAACATCCCGTCCTGGAAAGGGAGGAAAGAAAGTCGTGTTAGTGCCATCAGGAGCAACAATTTCAGGCTTCTGTCGAATTTCAGGAGTTGCCAGACGATTGCCAGCCGGATCAAATAGGATCGGTGTAGTTCCAGCAGAAGAGAAACTCTGTGACACTGCTGGGTCAGTACCAAACGCTGGTGTATTTTGATAAAACGCGGCTCCCACTGCTTCAGCACCAGCAGCATTGGCATGACCATATACCGTTGAGCTGTTAGTAGCATACTCAATATTGTCCGCCTGCCTAAACTCAACATACTTGATCCGAGTGGGGTCTGAACCACCTTCCGGTTCATATTTTCCAATTGCTAGGTGGAAATTAGCCGTTGCTCCTGTAGTGTTTTGGAAGAACAACAGCTCGACTGCATCCCGGCCTACATTAAAATCTACAGCGGATTCCAGCACTTTAGCATTCAAGTCGTCATTCTCAAACACGAAGATATCTAAGTCATTACTGGAACCAACTCCTCCTGCGGAGGCAAATGGCTGATCCCACTGAAACGACAGTAAGATACTCTCCCCATCGTCTAAGGTGAACTGTTGGAAAATATCTACACCGTCGGATGGGTCAAAATCATGGAATCGATATCCCCTATTGGCCGTGTCGTCCACACCGAGCCGGAAATCGCTTTCGTAGGAATCGCGGCTGTTATTACCAGCGGAAGAGAAATAAGAAACACCCTCAGCTACTACCCTATCTATTGCTTGAGCAATAATCCCATCTTGGAACATTGGCTCAGCCAAATAAATAACGTCATCCACAATTACATCAGCACCAGCGACAGTTGCTAAGTCAACAATCCCCTTAGCGAAATTCCCTTGACCCAGAAATGCCGTATGAAACGCTAAATCAGCACCGGGAGCGACATCATGAATCAGTTGCAGCATGCCACGACCTTCATCAGTGTTGGAGGGGGAGAGGTCGTCTAGCAGCACATTGACGGTCGCCGTATTACCAAAGGGATTACCAATACCAGGAAGGTCCCCACTAGCGATATCGTCAGATTCTCCCCCTAGAACATTATAGCTGTCAGACAATACTCCGACAGTAACCCCACTGCCATCCACACCAAATCGGGTACGAGCAGCTTCAGCATTCATGGCTGCATCCCCTTGAGTGGTGGTTAGCCCGACATTGGTGATGGGACGATACGCTGGTTTGACAAACTTTAAGCTCTCTAAACTAGCCATCTCGTCAAGGGCTTGAATCGGTAGTACACCGGAAACTACCGAACCATACATTGAGCCTTGCTGTAATCCTAACTCTTCTAGATCCTTTAATAGGGTAGTTGTATCTTGAGCTGCTACTGCATCAATCACCACAAAACTGTTGCTTACTTGCAACAATTGGTTGTTGGATTGGAAGGGCAAGAAGGTAGTTTTTTCCAAGTAACCTTTGTGTTCTTCATAGAGTAAGGTCAGATGCCCACCTACTGTTTTGAACATTGGATTGCTTTTCTTGGTAGAACTAACCCCACTCTCTAGTAGCCCCGAATCCATAGCAGATGAACGTTCGTCACTGAAGTCACCTTTAAGATTAACTGTTTCTTCACCCCAAGAGTTTTCAGCCATCATGTCTTCAGCCATAATAAATAATTATCCTGCTCTGATTAGTCAGTAATCTTGAGCAGAACATTTTAGATTAATTATCTATTAATTATCTAGGGATGATCGTGAATGGTAAATCGTGAATTCTACTCAGATTAATTATCTAGTAATGAGAGAAAATCGGAAATTCTACTTAGATTAATTATTTAGTAATGAGAGAAAATCGTCTTAAATAAGTTCGGAGCAGTTAGCGGTACGCTAAAATTAAAGGAACTCCTACTATACGGAATAACCGACATGAAAACCGCAGCCCGTGTTATTCATAGCGACCCTGACATCCTGGGAGGAACCCCTGTTTTTGTTGGAACTCGTGTGCCAATAAAAACTTTGCTCGATTATCTCAAAGCAGGGGATCCACTCGACGAATTCTTAGAGCATTTTCCCAGTGTTAGCCGCGAGCAAGCGATCGCAGCCCTTGAATTGGCGGTAGTGGTACAGAATTCGTGATTTTAGCTCCCTACTCCCTACTCCCTACTCCCTACTCCCTGCTCCCTGTTCCCTTTGCTATATATGAGCTAATCACTCATAACTAGCAACATCAAGTATTCTATTAAGAGCAACGCTTTCATCTGAAATGTATTCCTGAGAAAAATAGTAATAACTGTTAGGCTCATTATCAGGAATCACGCCATTAACGACCAAGCCCAGAACAGTCTGACCAGACTGCTCCAAAAGTCCCTTGGCGAAAGCAGCACTACCGGAATCTACCACTCCAGGTCGGGAAACTAACAGCACACCATCGGTCATTTTTCCTAGGATAGGAGCATCAGCAGCAACGTTTAAAGAAGGGGTATCAATAATCACAAAGTCGTAACGACTAGCAACATGGTTAATCAATGAAGCCATGCGCTCGGAATCCAGAAGCACTGCTGGATTAGGAGGTACTACTCCAGAGGTCAGGACATCCAGAGTCTCGCTCACTGGTTTAA
Encoded proteins:
- a CDS encoding SdrD B-like domain-containing protein, producing the protein MAEDMMAENSWGEETVNLKGDFSDERSSAMDSGLLESGVSSTKKSNPMFKTVGGHLTLLYEEHKGYLEKTTFLPFQSNNQLLQVSNSFVVIDAVAAQDTTTLLKDLEELGLQQGSMYGSVVSGVLPIQALDEMASLESLKFVKPAYRPITNVGLTTTQGDAAMNAEAARTRFGVDGSGVTVGVLSDSYNVLGGESDDIASGDLPGIGNPFGNTATVNVLLDDLSPSNTDEGRGMLQLIHDVAPGADLAFHTAFLGQGNFAKGIVDLATVAGADVIVDDVIYLAEPMFQDGIIAQAIDRVVAEGVSYFSSAGNNSRDSYESDFRLGVDDTANRGYRFHDFDPSDGVDIFQQFTLDDGESILLSFQWDQPFASAGGVGSSNDLDIFVFENDDLNAKVLESAVDFNVGRDAVELLFFQNTTGATANFHLAIGKYEPEGGSDPTRIKYVEFRQADNIEYATNSSTVYGHANAAGAEAVGAAFYQNTPAFGTDPAVSQSFSSAGTTPILFDPAGNRLATPEIRQKPEIVAPDGTNTTFFPPFPGRDVEGDGFPNFFGTSAAAPHGAAVAALMLDAVPGTSPEVIYDTLERTALDMDDPFTPGFDQGFDNGTGFGLIQADLAIQELVDTATNGSISGIKWNDLNGNGVREPDEPGLENWTIYLDQNQNGKLDTGEAFTKTDAEGNYSFTDLKPDTYTVAEVVLPGWKQTFPGGSGTYTIELDPGEIFNSIDFGNQRVSPAIANPIFGTPEDDQLTIFESPVIVLAGAGNDLVDTSATSGGNQLYGGEGDDELFASTDDRLFGEAGFDILNASVGRGNNRLDGGDNGDILIAGTNDLLFGQEGNDILFAGNGDNLLTGGDDADQFWIAAAAFPSTANTITDFELDVDVLVISGLGVTFEDIAIAQNQDDVSISTLGQELAVLRGVQGSALDSDNFVFL
- a CDS encoding DUF433 domain-containing protein, producing the protein MKTAARVIHSDPDILGGTPVFVGTRVPIKTLLDYLKAGDPLDEFLEHFPSVSREQAIAALELAVVVQNS